The DNA segment AGAGTCTCACGGAGCTGGACTGGTCATCACAGGGCTCGGGGACTCCCACTCCAGGATCCTGGACCAGCCTGCGGGCCCCTCGTCTCTGATGTGGTGATGCTACGGGGACTGCTGGGCTAAGTGTCCCAGAAGCCCTGAGCTTCCGCCGTCCACGCAGGCTTTGGTGCGATCAGAGCATCGCCAGTGCCGGCCCAGCCCCGCCGTTCAGTATCACACCAGCTGCGCCTCAGTCACACGGGGCGACCCCGGCTTTCTACAACAAAGCAGCCCTGCCcgtcatttttcttccttttggtctTTTGAGGAAAGCTGGAGACGGAACACTCAGCGGAGCTGACGGGGTCGTGACACAAGGAATCGCGGGAGCTAAAGCGCTCGGCAAACCCCGACGCCCCTGATTCCAAGGGGGTTTCACGTGCCCTGACGGTACCCAAGGAAGGGCCCACGTCCCCAGGCCAGAGGCGGAAGGCCCAAAGACCGCGGTCAGGCTGTCTAAGAAAACAATCCACAATTTGTTTAGACCCAAGGAAGACTGCACCAAGAATAACATTTACACAAGAAAGAGCAGTAACGTTGCAAGTCaagcttgtttatttaaaaaaaaaaaaaaaaaaagaggcaagatCTTGCTCATGATGAGAAGGCGGGTCTTTAAAACTGCCTCTTCACCCCCAAATGCACGAAACCCAAACCGCTCACCTCTCCACGGGGTCCCTGAGCATGACAATCAGTTTTGCGTCTGGCTGAAAGGCATGGATGAAGTCCTGGGTCAGAAAGGGCGGCTCTCCATCCGTGCTGTTGTCGTAGAAGAACGTCCAGGCGTTGTTGTCCCACATGGTGGACGCGCTGGCCTCCCCTAGAAACAGAGAACGCCGCAAATGAGGGTGCTAAGTTAGGGGCTCCCGCGGGGCAGCCTGTGCCAGGGGCCAAACTGGGCTCCGATCGATGCCTTCCCCTCAACCAGCCATGATGCGTGAGCTGGTCTACCACCACCGGCACAGGGGACTCCAGGAAGAGTCACGACCCTCTGCCACGGCGACTTCCCCCGCTTCCCCCCAAAGGCCTCCATCTGGAAATCCAAGTGATCTAGGCACCACGGAGCATCCGCTCCCTCCCAGCTCTTCTCCAGGATGTGCCAAAAAAAACCCTCTGCCAGCATCTGGCCTCCCAATTTCACGATGTTTGACTCTGCTCACGGCACACAGCTCTGTGGCATTTGAAGGGCCCGCTGAGAATGTACTAGATCGTTTCCTTCCCCGAGTGCCAGGGATGGAAGAGTAGTTTAGGGAAACGGAGCCTCTTCAGGAAATTAGATGGCAATCAGCATCAGATTTTTTTGTGCAATCACAACGGCCGGTCCGGGGCACTCTCTGAGACCAAACGAGAGGAAGGCTTTGCGGGAAGGCTCACGGGACCTCAGTCTCAGGTGCTGCGTCCGACGGGCCCGCCACCCCATCGTCCCGCACACAGCTGGCATTCACTCAGTACTGACTGGGTAGACGGCCCGCCGGCCCGGCCCTGGTTTTACGATGGTCCGCACGGACGGAGGAGGAAACGTTCAACACGCATTCTAAAACGGGGAGGAGGCCAAGGCACGCACATTTCCGCGTCTCCCTCTCCGACACTTGAACCAgttccctgactttttttttctttttagcagagTCTTCAGAGATTTAAGAAGAGAGGCAAATCGATCCATTACATACCAATTCAATTTCCCGACATTTTACATGGGTACTCGATACATCACAAAGTCACTTATTCTGGGAAAATCTGAGCCAAAAGACAAGTTTCTTTGATTGGGGGTGAGTGCGTCACAAAGATGCGGGGAGTTGGCAGGGCCCTGGCTCTTCTAGGATGTTCAGTCACATCCAGGTGAGCATTTCTGTGCTGGTCTTTCCTCTCTTTCAAGGTAATACCGTAGAATACGGGCAAGGCACGCCCGTCAGAAGTCTTTTGAACGTTCTACTCACAACGAATATGAGAATATTACAACAAGGGAAGTATCTAAAACCAAAGTGGCCCAAATTCGGTCAGATCTCATACATAAACCAGCTCTGCAACCAGAGAAACATCTGTCCCTCCACCCGtctgtccatccgtccgtccgtccatccatccagaAAACATTCATCTAGTGTCTCAAAGTGCCTGGCAGTGTGCTTGGCATTAGGGATAGAGAAAGGAAACGGGACAGACAATCCCCCGCCTTCTCCTCTCTTACAATCTAGGGGAAGACTCCATCAACAACTCCATCAACAGTCAGATTCCCAGCTGAGCACTTTGtcagggcagagcagggggcCGTGACAGCAGGGGTAGGGGCCTGCCTTTCCGCGTGTCTGGAGCCCCACCCCCGAGAGTCTGGTCGCTGGAATCCCTTGTGACTCCAGCCATTGGCCCAGACCACTGAGGAAAGGCTCTCTCTGACCCGTGAGCAGGGCTGAAGGAAGACACTTATGCTCTACCAAAGACCTAACCCGAGGAAGCTGAAGCAGAGCTGAACCACATTTCAGGGCTCGGAGGAGCCACAATGGATCTGGTCCATTCTGTCCCATGGTGCAGATGCGCCGACCAAAGCTCAGGAACGCAAAGACAGACTCGTCACACGGCTCAGAGCCGGCTGGCGGCACAGGCAGGCCTTAGCCTCCAGCTTTCCACCTGCCTCTCCACTACCATGAAACTCATCAAACTCTGTTCTAGGTAAGTATCAGAGCAGCAaactttttccttaattttcctttttaaatctggaagtaaaattagaaaaccaCACTAaggctttcctttttcattcattatcttAGGCTCTATTTCCTAGCCCTAGGATGTGTATTTTTAGCTCTTTCATAAGAACATGAGATTCTCCCAGAGGCATACGGTGTAGGAGTCACAATCAAATATTAATTAGACTTGTGAGCTGAGGTGTGTGGACCCAAGGCTGCAAGAAGATAGCTAGTAGCCAATTTGCACTActggggtgggcggtgggggtggggtggtgtaTGATCTCATCTGAGTGACTTGATGTGAGTTAAACCATCTGAGTGACTTGATGTGAGTTAAAAAACCATAAATATATCAGAGCTTAAGCGTGTAAGTCTATCTCCTTGGACAGGAGAGTCAAAAGCAAGGCCATGTTTCAAATGGTTGATTACAATTCCTCTGAGTTGCTAAAAGATTCCTTGAGTTTGGAGAATCAAAATATAACACATttaggaaagttaaaaaaagaaaaaaacagattgcTGCCTTAGGTAACCAATTGAAGCAAAATATGTGATTAGGTTTCTCTCTTTCAGAAGAGGTAAGTGGATAAATGTCTTCTCCTAAGCTGAATCCAATACAAAGAGCGGGTTagacaagtcttttttttttataaaatgttcttgtgaattaaaaaaaaagtgattattaATCAAACCACCTCATTGTGAATGTCTAAAGGCATTAAGTTGATAAGGGCTAGGCTTTCTCAACAGCCATCAGTCACCAACAATGTGTTAGGGCTGCGTCTGCTTCAGGAAGAGACCGCGTCCCTCTCTACCGGGCCCCACTGGCCAGGGACTACAAAAGCCACAATATTAAATCGACTCATTGGTTATCGGCGATCACGATGCCCCATCCAAACTTAGATCAGTACGTCATGAAAAGAAACCAAGCGTGTGCGCTTAGTTTaaatgaagacaaagaaatgtcaacttaaaaaaaaaaagacaaaaacgtTTCCGGTACACTTGAGTCTGCACAGAACTAAAAAAGCCTACTAAACGTCgctgcttggggcacctgggtggctcagtcggttaagcgtccgacttcagctcaggtcatgatctgacggtccatgagttcgagcgtcgcgtcgggctctgcgctgacagctcagagcctggagcccgtttcagattctgtgtctccctctcactctctgcccctcccctgttcatgctctgtctctctctgtctcaaaaataaataaaagttaaaaaaaaaaatctaagcatcGCTGCTTTACAGAAATCGCGTAAACGACGTCAACGTTTCATGGAGGGGGGAGACCGATGGCCAGGTCGGGAAGTGCACCTTCAACAGAGGTGGCCGGCGTCAGGCAAATGTTCCCGGCGGGCAGAGCAAAAGCTGGGCCAGCGTCAGGGCAGAAGGGGCCCGGGGGGAATGGGGGCCCAGCCCGGGGCGGGAGTGGCCCCGGTGGAAGCTGTCCAGAAGCCATACCGATAATGATCCTAGTCATCCTGCTCTGTTCCTCTGCAGAGCTGGCCTGCAGTCCTTGATGAATCTGGTGTGCGGCCAGGTCAAAGAGGTCCAGGTAATCTTCCACGGGGTAGCGGTCCCGAAGCCCATCTCTCAGGCGGACGATTCCTACGAGAACCAAGAAGCCCGCGTTACTGAGAACGAAACTGTCAACGGCCGGACGGTGGCCTCCTGGAAGTAACCAGAGAGGGATATGAAGGCCCGGGGGCCCACCGGAGTAAGCTGCAGGAGGGGGCTCACAAGAAGGACGCCTGCAAACTGGCTGTCCTCTTTAATCCGTGCACGCTTCAGGGAGCGGAAGGCCACCATTCAGCCCCGAGTGGCAGATTCAAGGACAGCCCGCCTGTTCGAGATCTATAAAAGCATCTGCTTAGAGGGCCAGAGACTTGGGGGCTGGTCACCACGTGCGCCAGACGGGCCCTAAAGTGGCTGAGCAGCGATGGCATCCAGAAGGCACGTGCTGTATCAGACAGAAAAGGGAGTTTTTTatctgagtttctgtttctgGCCTGTGGGATCAGGCagcttgtctctctgtctcaacaaggGGAATGGACAGTCCCGGGACAAACGCTCGGTTGAACCCACTAGTCATTCTGGCATCGACCCACGCAGCCCAACTGTGCCCCTTGCCTGAAAAGCGGGTAAATTTCACGTGGAAATATGTTAACAACACACTGTCCCAAACCACAACCATCAAGGTTAACGGAAAGCGGAGAGAAAACACCCGTGTACAAAACAGCAAGAGGTTCAAGGAGACCCTGGGGATCGGATTCCAGAAGCATGTTCCTGGgcttccctcttccctgccagTGGGAGGCTGGGTTTCATTAGGGCAAACGGTGAGCTGTGCAGGGAGATCACCCTATGTGAAACCGTGGCTCCCATAGCTGCTGCTGccaaaccacaaaagacacatTTACGCTTCTGTTCATCCGCTCCGGGAAGGACATCAAAAGTATGAAGTCAATTTGTCAGGACACAAACAGGACTTGGTCGAAACTCAGGTTCTACTAAGGAAAACTTTAAAGATTCCCTTCTAAGCAACCTGGGTCCTTTGCCTGAAACACGCCCTCGAGTCCCACCCGAGCTCTGACCTTTGTCAAAGGGACCAAACATCTCCTGGCAGAAGGGAAAAGGTTAAGAGGAAACAGTGACATGAGGGCTGCAGGGTGGCTCCGGCTGGGTGGGGGCGGTATCCACGGTCACCCCGGGGCGCAAAGGGATGCTGCGAGCAAGGTCGCCCGGAATTATCTCGAGGTGACGTTCATTCTGAActtgaggcagagagatggagcaGGTCAGAGCAAGTTAGGCCCGAAGCAGCTTGATGACGTGTTCACGGTCCTGGGAGAAGCCAGCCAGAAGCTCAAACTTCACCCAGCGTGGCAGTCTTTGTAGTGTTCCCCAGGCAGGGGGGTGTTGGGGGCGGGAGGAGCTCTGGCAGGAACGGTGCAGAGCTGGGGGCAGAAAGCCCCAGAAATACGCCCAGCTGGCACTTAACCACTCACCGCTGGCAGGTGTACCAAAGCTCTTCAGAACAAGAGCAGCTGCTGATTCTGCACCCTTCCCCTTGCCCTGTATACAGccggcactcaataaatgctccCTCGGTGACTGGGAGCCGGGTTCCAGCCCCACTGGAGGTCTGAGTGGGGGCGGCCCTGGATTAGCGAACTGTCTGCTCCCTGCGACTCGGGGACCTGCCCACCCTCCCTGGCGGGGCCGAGCACCACGGGACCTGGGATGGGAGCCGGAAACCACTTTAGGGaaggcgggaggcgggaggcggggaCAGGAAGAAGCGCGCAGGCGCAGGCCCCTCCCCTCGCGGCGGCAGCTGGCGCTCACCAAAGCGCTTCCGGGTCCACCAGTGGGGCTCCTTGATGGCGGAGAACTTGACTTCCGGGTGCAGCCGGAGGCGGTCGTAGAGGTCGGTGGTGCCACACTTGGGCTGCCCGATGATGTAGAAGCGCGGCAGGCAGCGGAGGCGGAAGTGCTTCCCGCTGGCGTGGGACAGGTGGCCCCAGAAGGCCTTGCGCAGGGCGTCGAAGGTGGAGCGGAAGCGCTTGGAGTAGAGCACGTAGGAGTTGGTCAGGTAGGGGTCGGTGGTGTTCCTACCCGTGAACTCCTCGTACCAGCAGGGGCTCTTGCTATTTGGAAGAAATTTATTGGGGATTACCGAAAACATCTgcaacgaaaaagaaaaaaagggagagacacaCGGAGGGGGGACAATTAGCAAGAACGCGTTCTCACCGCGATGCAATCATGCCCTCACCCTCGCTGCAGTGTTCGCGTTTCAACTGTTATGTGACGATGGCTAAGCacgaaaataaagcaaaacttgGTAAATAGCCAAGGCCATGTTTTCTCCTTAGACCAGAATAAAACTAGAATTTGGAGAGAACGAAGATAAAAGCTTACTCAAAATCCATTCTACCatgatttatctttctttctctcacacgCGCGCACAGCAATCTAATTAAATTTCACAGTTGGAATCTTTTTACTAGTTGTGTGTTTAAGTGACCATTAGGGACAAAAATACTAATTAGGACACAATAGAAACAGGATTCTGGTGATCTACAAAAGCAACTTGAACCACCATGGCCGCGTTTCAAGTCCTGCGATGAAATTATGAGAAGGGGAGGCCCTTCCGGTATTTCTAGCTTCGCCCTTCAGTACTTCGAATTTCCTCCTTGGTGTAAACATCGTGAACGGACAGCCCTCTCCCAGTGCACTCTGATCTGTGAGGCCGTCAAATTATCCTTGTTACacatgagaacattttttttccgtcatttttcttcctgtgttcCCAAAGATGGCCACAGAAAAGGAAGCATCTATTTTTGAAACTCAATCAATCAATGGAGATTAGCACAAGGCTACTCACGTGCAATTCCTGCTTCTTGAGATCTTCTATGTCTGGGAGCTGCCTGGTTGTGAACTCTATCCTGGCTGTGATGCTGTTGATAATTAATTTAATGCTTGGGTAGTCTTTCACGTACGAAATATTATTTACAGAGGGTTGGTGATGATGTTCTTTCGTGTCACTCGGGTTTTCACCGTCCATCAAGCTGGGATTGCTGGGGAAGGCTCCATAATGGAAAGGTGAGGAGATCAGAAGCTCTTGGTGGGCCCCAGAAAGGATGTAAGATGCCATCACCAAGGTCATGATCATCAATCCAAAAACCAGGCTACATCGCTTCCCCTTCTTGAAGCGCAGAAACCTGCCCCAGCTCTCATTGCCCTCAGCCCTCACCTCGAGAACAGCAAGCAAGTTCATCTGCTTACCGTCCACACGAAGCACAATTTTGTTCTCTCCTTTGCACGCGGGGCACTCCAGGTGACTGTGAAGGGGGCCTCCTCCGCAGCCAACCTGCTGTTTGTGCTCGTTGTTGGGCAACAACTGTATGCAGCAATTAATGCAGTGCCTCATGGTAATGCCCTTGGACTGCTGGCCCACAGAGCCATGGGAGAGCCCCTGCGGAGCCCAGATGCATGCAAGTCGCGCTGGAACACTTTTTAAGGATGTCTTCTGATTACGTAAGATGGTTTTAAGGCACAAGCAAcggaaacaaatataaaaatgagcaGGAGCCAAAGCACTAGACAATGAGGAAGTGCCCTCTTTGGTTCGACTCtgaaagacaacaaaaagaagtgaTCTCCAATTGTCATGTCCTGTAAGAGCCGCTGAAACCTCAGAAAAATCCCGAAGTCTGGGAACAATTCTGCCTGCCCTTCAGGTTTTTCCCATGGCACAAGATGAGGGGGAAGAATTCTCGCTGGAGAACACGGAAACATCCAAGGGATGAGAAGAGATCATGGTCTCAGCGAGGGATGGGCTGGCATTCCATCCTTGGAGACGCCCGTgaagatttcttcttttacatCTTGTGTTCCTTTCAAATGTTTCCTCTTCAGGGGGAGCAGAACCTTTAAAATGTCAGACCACCtaaacaacagagaaaagagGTTTTAGTAGCTTATATGATGATCGCAGTAACCCTGGGATCATCTTCCGAGGAGAGAAGCTCTTTTCCACCCCTGTGTTTCAGCCAGTCCGCTCCATCGCAAGCCAAGTCATAGAAAATCACACAGGATAAAAGGAGACGTTTCAGGTCCTCAGTGCTTGGCTTTGGGGTTCAAGCTCTGCCACCAAATGTGACTCCGTATATATCCTCTAGTGTCCCAGCCACACCACAGCCAAGTACCAGATCCCCAAATCTCAGGAGTTCACGGTCATTCTCGGATGCATGCAGGGTCAGTGACTGTTTGGACATATCCGTGCTTTTAAATCCACCAAATACCCAAGAAGCAGCCTGGTTAGGATAGGCGCGTGCAGAgataatatgtttttctttctctcccaataGCACCGAGAGTCTCTTACCGAGATCTAACCTTTATTACCAGTTTAGGAGGCAAAAGTTAATGAAAATTTAGAAACACTGAAATGATTCTCTCCTTCAGTAGAGtgtatcatattaaaaaaaaaaaaaaaaccatttgacTTTAAGTTATTAAGCAATTAAATCCAACGTGCAGTATTCTCCTGAGTAACATAACACTCAGACCCTGAAATCATTTTTCACTTTCATCATCCTGGGGAAAACATGATTCTTAAAAATCCATTAACAGAATTCTGTGGTTATAAAATAGATTGTTGCCCAAATGACACTTCTTTGTAGATGTTGTAAAACGAGCAAAAAAGGAGGCTTAGTTTCCAATAATGGTAGGCCGCTGTGaactagctgtgtggccctgagTAAGCCACGTGACCTGTCCAAGCTTTGCCACCCTCCCTAGTAAAATTAGGGTGAGAGTATCTCCCTTACAAGCTTGTTGCAAGAGTTTGCAGAATGCCTACACATAGTTGGCCTCCCCTAAAAGGTAGGCAGCATGAAGACGTGTCATCAGTGACCATTACTATTAGGACTTTTCATGGTCAGTGAAGGCCAAGAACATTTGAAGTGGAGTCAAAGACGGGAAATCCTAGCACGTTATTTTTCCTTAGCTCTTGAGAATGAATTACCCCAAAGGGCAGTGGACTCACCTCCGACccggcacacacacatacagcccTCAAACAATCCTACCTGTCAAGGCGGGATTAACTAACCCTCCATTAAAGCCGCCTTGTATTGGCTGGAAGGCCGAACAAGGAGAACTCACCGGCAGaaaccttcccttcccttgaacCCAGAGGCCCACGCCTTATCAAAATATGCGGACCAAGCAACAGCCAAGCAACGTTTCCTAAACTGTCTTCCACTGAGTGCTCTGCACGTTGTCAATACCTGCTTTGTGCTTAAATTACTCGGAGAAAAGGGAAGATGGACAAAATCAAACAGACTTCTTTACCAACAGGACTTTCTGAAGCCTTTAATACTCTACTGAGCCCTGTGAATCCACAGGAGAGGAACATAATACACAAAATTTCCAAAACATAACCAGCCATGGAATTTTCACTAATGTCGCAAGGAACCAGCTTGAGAAATGCTAGTTAGTGAAGGCTGACATCGGGGTCAGGGCAGTTCTGGGAAGAGCAGAGGAGTCGGGGTGGTGTGGGCGGGGGCGGAGGCAAAGTGCTCTGGAACCAGGCCAACATCCAGGGCTCTGCCGCCCTCTCATCTCTGAGAGCAGTTGGAGGGACGTGACAGGAGCCTCAAGGCTCACATCTCTGCCTCCCATTTGCTCAACCACCCTTGACCCATCACTTGGTACAAACAATTCTtccaaaccaaagaaacaaaagggcAAGATCCCCTACTTGGAAATCCAATCACTAagccaagaaaacatttttttacatgttgAAGACAAGGACAAGCGGGTTAAAAGAAGGCTCCAACCAGGATCCCAGCGGGGAGCGTGTTCACAcccttctgtgtctctggctgCAGAAAGtctaattagatttttttaaaaacatggtctTTGAAGCTCTAAGACAAGAATGCACAAAATCCGGACCCAACAGAATGGGCAAAATATTCCCAAACACAAACAAAGGTTTCTTATTACAAGCAAAGTAAGTAAACGGATCTGGGTAGTCGGGGAAGCGGACAGTCTCAACAGGGGGGCTCTGGGACACGGTGAGCCCAGGCGTTTGTACCCCTGGGCAGCCTGCCCCCTCCAGCCAGACCGCCACTCCAGTCTTGCTTCTTACACATAAAACAGGGCGCAGAGAACTAGGGCAACAACTCATTTACCTGTCTGTCCTTTTGGCCCGCGGATCCCTTCTGAAGGGtgactgtgtaccaggcactgctgAAGAAGCCGTGGAGGTGTGGAGACCCAAAGCCAATacgagatgggggcggggggcaacaGAATAAAAACGACACATGTGGTCTttgcccccagttcctggcatACGGCTTCTAAAACGCTTGGAATTTCCCAAGAGGTGACAGGAGCACCTTTTACCCTTCAGCCACACCTGAgcttatgctaatgaggtgactcctGAATGAAGCCCCAGGGAGCTTTAGgatggggctggtcaccagaatgCAGGAGCCTTGATTAGCCAGTTAGAAGGCTGGAACTTAGGGCCCCACTTCCTCAACCTCCAGGGAGGAGACGGAGTTAATCATCAAGGAGCAGTGATTTATTAGTCATGCCTGTGCAATGAAGCCTCCATGAAAGCCCCAAAATGCCAGGATTCAGAGAGCCTTCTAGTTGGTGGAGATGCTGGCAGGGTGGCTCGtccagagaggaaggcaggaaag comes from the Panthera uncia isolate 11264 chromosome D2, Puncia_PCG_1.0, whole genome shotgun sequence genome and includes:
- the CHST15 gene encoding carbohydrate sulfotransferase 15, translated to MRHCINCCIQLLPNNEHKQQVGCGGGPLHSHLECPACKGENKIVLRVDGKQMNLLAVLEVRAEGNESWGRFLRFKKGKRCSLVFGLMIMTLVMASYILSGAHQELLISSPFHYGAFPSNPSLMDGENPSDTKEHHHQPSVNNISYVKDYPSIKLIINSITARIEFTTRQLPDIEDLKKQELHMFSVIPNKFLPNSKSPCWYEEFTGRNTTDPYLTNSYVLYSKRFRSTFDALRKAFWGHLSHASGKHFRLRCLPRFYIIGQPKCGTTDLYDRLRLHPEVKFSAIKEPHWWTRKRFGIVRLRDGLRDRYPVEDYLDLFDLAAHQIHQGLQASSAEEQSRMTRIIIGEASASTMWDNNAWTFFYDNSTDGEPPFLTQDFIHAFQPDAKLIVMLRDPVERLYSDYLYFASSNKSADDFHEKVTEAVQLFENCMLDYSLRACVYNNTLNNAMPVRLQVGLYAVYLLDWLTVFNKEQFLVLRLEDHASNVKYTMHRVFQFLNLGPLGEKQETLMTKSPASNARRPEDRNLGPMWPVTQKILQDFYGPFNARLAQVLADEAFAWKKT